ACTGTGAAAAGAACGTTTCATGTTTATCACTTCATGCAAAAAGTCCAATTTTATAGATACACTGGAAGGATTTACTAAGACATTTGATTAAGCTCTAGATATCATTCCCTCTGGTTACTAGTTGCTGCATTCAATTTTGTCAGCCATAAtggttatattttaaaatgttgggttCAACACTACAATGataataacatattatatatattattagtagtagGAGTAGTAGGAGTATTTGATGTTGTTTATGTAGTACATATTAATATCATTATTGTAACTGCATCATTTCTCATCCATTTCTATACAAGTCACACTCTGATCTCAGTGTCTCAGACATGGGGATATAAACTAACTGGCCTAAGGCCACAAGAGCTGACACTGTTGGCCTCATTTACAAACAGCAAAAAGGCTGAGGTACTGCACAAAATGTTCTTTGGTGGTGCTGTGAACCTAAATTTATGCAAGTGCACCTAACTTTCCACCAAAGTGCAGCAGTATACAGAGCAAGAtggcgatgtgaggcagaagtttgCAGCAACTGATTAGAGGAATTAGACAGACTGAGGGCAAAAGTAGGCACACGGGTACATTATATTTTACAGTGCAAAAATGAGATATAATTTTACAGAGCAAAAGTATTGACATAAGAAAAGAGGGTGCATTTTTAGGGGAATGTCTGCTTTCAACTCcacaaaattatttgattttattatatactatactttTAATGGTAAGCATTTTGTGCATACCAGTTGcagcagagaagcacatttctaggaaCACTTTGCCCAGTACTAAACAAACCTTCAAATACACAGCACATGCCAAAGAAATAATGTATTTCCTAGGCGCACCGAAAGCTCTCATTTAGCCGCTCGGCAGTAGACTATTAGTAGTCAAACAATGCAAGGTAAAAGGAGGCTTTCTTTTATTCATCCATAGGCGGACGAGGTGTCCCTAAGAAGCTACCTACATATTACTATAGAACAGAAAGTTACCCCCATCTATGACATTAATTACGGAGTGAGAGGTGAACtgaccattcacactcctgtacCTATTGTGAACCTCATACATTCTGCTTAAGTCACCTAGGATTCCACAGCTGCTCTGAGTGAACAACTATATGGCTGATCTGTGGTTTGCGTCTATCCTAGTATTGGGACTTTGAttagagcaaactgtaacacttttttatatatgcattattatattataattaaaacAGAGCAGTATTTATCAAACAACAGTGgttgatatatatattgtattttcccTAATTGAGTGGTCAATCCTGATGAGGTTGTTTTTATAGTATACTCTAGTTTTCTGAATTAgttttatagaaataaatgttattagaaataacatagaaataaatgttattttcatagTAAGCTTCACGTGTTTTTTCTATCATATTCAACattaattttcattaattttgcttggcgctttttcatttctttattatttgttaCATAGCACGTGCCACGTGGAATGAAAACAGTACCAATGTCCCCTATCTCATGATTATTTAAAGCCATAAATTGGGCTaagccaagcagtattttaggagaaaaagcaATACTAGTAATAATACTAGTGATAATGTAATGATGTTGGACTTATGTTGGACTTATGATGTGATATTTACACATTTGCACAATGGGCAtcttcagatttttccacctctccagAAACCTAGGTACACGTCTAGTTCGCAAAGGCATCTAGAGAGTGGGCATGTACCTTAGAATGTACAACCCTATAGGTGCACCTGTGCCAAACCAAGGAGGTTTATGGTGCACTTTCACTGGGCTTCATAAAGTAGGTCCTTTAATGGAAATCAGGGTCCATTGTAAATGTTCCCCTTACCACAGATCTACAATGTATCTCACTACATACTCTATAGCTAATCAGAACATTACAATGTAAACTGCAgcacataaaaacatttatttgaagCCAAGCTAAGCATCTACAAGATAACAATAGCACAAAGTAATGATGTCTGCTGTCAAACTTGCACTAGATGATTGAGGTGTCAGGTGCACCTTTATATTAAGTAAAGATTTTAAATCCAATTTGTGCCAGAGAAAGTAGTAGAAATATGTAATAGATAGTGTACTGAATTGATTTCTGGTAGTACTATAAATAAGATTCTATCCCTTACATTAGAATGTTATGATTGATGTGATAAGTTATATCACTGCACATTACTAAAAAATAGGAAGCTGGTAAATTGCATGAACATTAAGATAAGTTTTCCTCTAATTAGTATTTTTATAAATTACACATTCTGAAATCAATATGTGCTGTTTATACATGTATATTATTTGCAAGCATTTATATGTATACAAGGCTACATACCTACTGCCTTTAAAATTATGCATTTAGTATTGGTTTTAATGCAAGAAAAACACATAAACATGCAAAATTGCATTTACTTTGCATTGAGTTACTTTGAGCACTTCTTGTACTTCAGTGCATCTGATCCTCATCAGTACAGATGAAAACATACATTCGTCTCAATGTGGGTAGATTGTAAAGGGCAATGAGATTTTGTTAAGACACATTTTCATATGCGTTGCCACTTGCATTTGACTTGAACAAGATGATAACTTTCTGTTTTGTCAcagatacatattttaaaaaatgcagattGAGGGGCTCACATAGAGTTGAAAAcctataatacacttttttacatCTGCACATGCCAAAAAAGCAGTAGTTACATTCAGTAGTCCCATCATGCGCTCATGGCCGCTTGCGGCCATTGTGACTGAAGAGGTGGAACGGCGGAAAAAGGGGGCATGTAACGGCGTCTTAGAGCAAAGCGACTTATGTAGACTGATACTCAGACGCATATGTACCTGTCAGGAGACGGGACTTGTGGATGCTCGATAACTAGTGTAAATTACAAAccgatagtgatgatggtcagcTTAGATGCATCTAGCTCAGCATacctgtgtaaaatgtgttttctgtgtattagatgtaaaTGACATAATAACATAAATGCAATGTGGTTCTTATATTTATTTGCGCTATAAAGTGCATTTTAAACGCCAATATCTATGTACCCTCACTAAGTTACTTGTTTATACCTTTTTAATACCTTAATGTCCATATTAAAATAAAGGAAAGATTCATACAACCAGCTATACAAAGTGAAAACTGCACTTaacacattttttattctttCACAGGCGCTAAGCTGCTGTTACTTGTTACCTGCTGCATCATCTACAAATTTAAAGTGGAATGTTGCCCAGAAGCCTGCTTGTGTTATAATGAACCTAAAATCACATTCAGCTGTCAGCAGCAAAGACTGACGTTAATTCCATCATACATTCCAGTACAGACTCAGCGCATATTTCTTCATAATaacaaaataactttaataagggCAACAAGCTTCACACCCTGCCAGAACCTGACCATCCTATGGATCCATTCAAACAACATAAGTCATATTGAGTCTGGAGCATTCTATGGATTAACCAAACTGGAAGAACTGGACATGAGTGACAATTATAACTTGAAAACAGTAATGCCACTCACATTTCGTGGTCTTGTGCATCTACACACTTTACATCTTAATCGCTGTGGTCTACAAGATTTGCCCCCGGCAATTTTCAAAGGCCTTTTCTCCTTGCAGTACCTCTACCTTCACGACAACAACCTACATTTCTTGCATGATGATACCTTTGTAGATCTGGGGAACCTTACATACTTGTTTCTTCATGGTAACAAACTTAATATTTTATCTGAAAATGTATTTAGTGGCCTAAAAAACTTAGATAGATTACTGGTGCATCAAAACAGGTTGGATCTGATCCACCCTAGAACTTTTCATGATCTTAAGAAGGTGACAACTCTGTATTTGTTTAGTAACAATTTGACCATACTCAAAGGAGAAATATTGTCACCACTTGTATCACTTCAGTACTTGCGTTTAAATGCAAACCAGTGGATCTGCGATTGCAGGGCTAAATCACTCTGGAGTTGGTTAAAATCATTTAAAGGCTCGTCATCAGAATTGGAATGCTATCTTCCACCAAACTTAGCCAGGAAAGACCTTAAGAAACTAGTGATCAGTGATCTTGATGGATGTGCCAATATTTCTTTCCATCAGACTAGAACAGGTATGCTTGGTGTCAAGACATCTCTGAATCCCGATGAGATCTCAGATAGCTGTTGTCAACCTACCATCGATAAGCCACTACTAACAGGAGTCAATGATAAATCTGGCCCGTCTTCTCATACCAGTAGAATCCTGCCAAATATCCCAATCAAAGACAAAGAaaatatttcaaagacaaaaattATTGGCAATGGTGACCACAGAAATAACAGAACATATAAGCCAATCAATCACTCCCCCTTTGGAACATTCACAAGCAAAATAGATAATTCCCTAACCAAGTTGAATCAAAACAATGTTTTTGATTCTGTTGAACCTTCCACAGTCCCAAATAAAAAGAGGCTTCCCTGCTTGAAAAAAGTGAAGTCAAAATCCCAATGTCGAATCTACCAACCAGGAACTAACTCGGGGCTTCTGAATTTCATCACCACACATCTCCTCTTTATGACTATGATCTTCATCCTCCAGATGCACTTTgaaaatctaaatatatttttgttctaaGGCGGTTTTAAAGAAAGACTATAAGCAAGCTTCAGGAATCGGTATAGCTATATGAAAGAATGTGCTTAACAAAAAAAAGCAGCTTAAAAAGAGGCGATTgggtatttttttatgtattttgttttcttttttcctgaTATAATTAAGGAAAGGGTCCTTTAAAGACTTAAGAAATGCTGAACATGAATGTTTAGCCTTTGTAATTAAATTGTACTTAATAATGATTCAAAATATACATTGTAAAAATGCTTTGTCTGCTCTGTTTATGACAATTATCGCTCTTTGTAATTATTTCTGTCATTATATGTTTCTGGTTAGTATTTGTTGAAGAATACTATCCATTTATGTTCTCCATGTTACACATATAGATATGCCTTTTATTTTGACtgtgctgaaaaaaaaataaacatattctttttttcttttttcctaaattttattttaaataaatatcataATCATGTGTTTGTTAATATAATTGGTTTATTCTGTCAACCGTTATATTATAACTAACAGCACTGACTGGGGTAGATTGGGGTAGATTGATTCagataaagaagtggaagttgctcaatcaatttataggatatagcaggtgcttgaaagggtggggttatcctgaaaggaacaaacacacagagagattccccagcacactgctatagccagcaacagatctgccatttctactgtagataaaattgcaaaagtcttagttgcacacattgaTTCAGGCATGTTTGCTAAAGTTTGTTGAAAAAAGACAGATGTGCAGTCACCAAATTTGTCATGTGAAAGAACACTAGCCCCATTTTCTTAAACTCTCCAAATTGATTTAACTAATGGACTTATGAATACATGAATGTATATAAACATGGGTACAGAATAGcattctgtatttcctgtgacacATTTGCTTAGAGGGGAGGAGGATTAGTGGGAGAGAGCAGAAGGCACCACTTACAGCTGGCAGCTGTGTAGAACCAAACTCAATGTCACCGACAAAACATCTTTAttcaaagatagaaaaaaaataatagaaacacTGTTCAAATTTACTTTCCTGCAAAAACACAAATGAAGACAAACATTTTGAGGTTAGAGTCAATTATATTTAACGATACACCGGGGATTTCAGCCATCGATCACTTGCATGTGCAGAGTGGTCACAATCGTATGGTGTGAACCAGATAATAAGGTGTTGCAGCCTCCCGCATCAGACAAAAAAGATTGCAGCCTGCCATAGTTCTTTCCAGCAGTTCATTAGACTGTAACGTGTGTAGGTGATCCCATAAAAGGTCAGCTGATATATAAGTAACTGAAGgattattatactatatttataaatacagaaACAAGATATTCCTTTAGAGAAATGTATTCAGGCAtatcagtccctggcccagtgaagcttacaatcaaattccctatcacagacacagaaacacacaaaaaCTATTTAGCTGGAAAGAAGCCAATGATCCTGCTAGTGTGTCTTTGGACCATGGCAGGAAGCCAAAGCACAAATAAATCCATGTGAACCAGCGAGAAACTTACAAATTCCACGCAGATATCACCTTGGTCAGAGTGTAACCACAGCTGTGCAAGTTAGCAATGGTTTCCACCATACCCCCATGTTGGCAATGGCATGATCCAACTGACTACATCTCAATTGGACCTCAGTCCCATGACTGATCACAGgtcaaaatatacttttttttttcataatacatTGTTGTGTATTATACTAAGTGCTTGCCTGTGACAGGCAGATATCTCACTCTTCAAGTGGTCAATTATTGGTGTAGCTAGTGCTTTACTCTTCTATATTTATATGTACGTGTGCATATTGATATGTCTAGTTAATTCATATGATGAGACATAATGCATATAGTGCATCACAGCATATTAGATTAACAAATTGATACTAACAGCATTTGCCAACATTGGAATATAATAGGAataatatttttgctttaaagAGCTGGTAATATAATTTTAACATAGGATATCCCAGGACCGCTTATAATATATAGACGTATATGGAATGAAAGAGCAAACAATTAGAATATGATCTTGGGACTGCAAGGTAGAGGAGTTAAATGTGTATTTTTCCCCTGTCCGTACACAACTTATGTCCTTGCCACCATGCCTACCTGAAAACCAGggacggactggccatctggcagttctggcaaatgccagaagggccgatgaccagatgggccggttactagctggccgaccccactgctcagcacacagactgtcatgccgaattccagCATGACAgcctgtgcgctgagcaatggggccggccCTACACTAACTTCCTTGTTGCTGCGCCTCCccgcctcccctcctcccctcctcccctatgAAGCTCTCGGCGATcagtatcacatgggacgcgcaccatgtgatcggtgccgtcccatgtgttaaaGGAGACTACAGAGCACGCCGCGGAGCAGAGCAAACAAGGTGAGggagggtagtttgtgtgacagtgcatctaaagagtgttttatgtgggacagtgcatctaaagagtgttttatgtgggacagtgcatctaaagagtgttatatgtgggacagtgcatctaaagagtgttttatgtgggacagtgcatctaaagagtgttatatgtgggacagtgcatctaaagagtgttatATGTGGGACATTGCatctaaagtatgttttatgtgtgatagtgtaactatagtatgttttgtttgtgacagggtatgttttgtgtgtgacagtgtaactatagtatgtgtgtgtgtgtggggggggtgcggtgcgactataatgtgtgtgtgggggccggtgtatgactatattgtgtgtgtgggggccggtgtatgactataatgtgtgtgtgtgggagccggtgtatgactataatgtgtgtgtgggggccagtgtatgactataatgtgtgtgtgggggccagtgtatgactacaaTGTGTGtctgggggccggtgtatgactataatgtgtgtgtgggggccggtgtatgactataatgtgtgtgtggggtcggtgtatgactataatgtgtgtgtggggtcggtgtatgactataatgtgtgtgtgggggccggtgtatgactataatgtgtgtgtggttgccggtgtatgactataatgtgtgtgtggttgccggtgtatgtgtataatgtgtgtgtgggggcctgtgtatgactataatgtgtgtgtgggggccggtgtatgactataatgtgtgtgtgggggccggtgtatgactataatgtgtgtgtgagggccggtgtatgactataatgtgtgagtgtcagggggggtcttaatataatgtgagaggtaggctattaatctaatggtgaattgaaGGTGGGGGGCTAactattgggtgctattttatttgtggggtgatggtggggcaatttaatttaatagtgtggcctatcaatttaagatgaattggagttgattttaaattgattggatttttaatttaatgctggcgtGGTTTGGGCGCTGTTAATTGAATGTCAATTTCTAGCTTGGgtcgtttggagggagggaaataggtttatttattaaatgggaatattattaatttaatgtcagggttagttggagggaaatagatgaatttatcaaatgtaagtactagtattttaatgttgaggctggagggaggcctaattttcaaatgtgggtgctatattaatttaacagcggtgctggttgaagttttctaaatttaatgtactcattttttttccaaataggccatccaacatcccaggatccagacaagcagcaacggatctaaagacaccagcagccacaagtgatgaccatgacaagacaggtaggagagaccaggacagtctgccaactgtcctgaatttggtgggtgactgtcccgcttagtcaggatttggtctgactacaagaacagttgggagatatgtcctgcttcacactgtgctgcttgtgaaggtagaactgtgtgcacctaacagtagtgcacacagtattgactgtgtatttgtcgaaaatgtgtctaataaccatattacatcataggagcccccctga
The Mixophyes fleayi isolate aMixFle1 chromosome 1, aMixFle1.hap1, whole genome shotgun sequence DNA segment above includes these coding regions:
- the RTN4R gene encoding reticulon-4 receptor isoform X2; protein product: MQGAKLLLLVTCCIIYKFKVECCPEACLCYNEPKITFSCQQQRLTLIPSYIPVQTQRIFLHNNKITLIRATSFTPCQNLTILWIHSNNISHIESGAFYGLTKLEELDMSDNYNLKTVMPLTFRGLVHLHTLHLNRCGLQDLPPAIFKGLFSLQYLYLHDNNLHFLHDDTFVDLGNLTYLFLHGNKLNILSENVFSGLKNLDRLLVHQNRLDLIHPRTFHDLKKVTTLYLFSNNLTILKGEILSPLVSLQYLRLNANQWICDCRAKSLWSWLKSFKGSSSELECYLPPNLARKDLKKLVISDLDGCANISFHQTRTGMLGVKTSLNPDEISDSCCQPTIDKPLLTGVNDKSGPSSHTSRILPNIPIKDKENISKTKIIGNGDHRNNRTYKPINHSPFGTFTSKIDNSLTKLNQNNVFDSVEPSTVPNKKRLPCLKKVKSKSQCRIYQPGTNSGLLNFITTHLLFMTMIFILQMHFENLNIFLF
- the RTN4R gene encoding reticulon-4 receptor isoform X1 yields the protein MKRLSNKGAKLLLLVTCCIIYKFKVECCPEACLCYNEPKITFSCQQQRLTLIPSYIPVQTQRIFLHNNKITLIRATSFTPCQNLTILWIHSNNISHIESGAFYGLTKLEELDMSDNYNLKTVMPLTFRGLVHLHTLHLNRCGLQDLPPAIFKGLFSLQYLYLHDNNLHFLHDDTFVDLGNLTYLFLHGNKLNILSENVFSGLKNLDRLLVHQNRLDLIHPRTFHDLKKVTTLYLFSNNLTILKGEILSPLVSLQYLRLNANQWICDCRAKSLWSWLKSFKGSSSELECYLPPNLARKDLKKLVISDLDGCANISFHQTRTGMLGVKTSLNPDEISDSCCQPTIDKPLLTGVNDKSGPSSHTSRILPNIPIKDKENISKTKIIGNGDHRNNRTYKPINHSPFGTFTSKIDNSLTKLNQNNVFDSVEPSTVPNKKRLPCLKKVKSKSQCRIYQPGTNSGLLNFITTHLLFMTMIFILQMHFENLNIFLF